A region from the uncultured Draconibacterium sp. genome encodes:
- a CDS encoding DUF4405 domain-containing protein, with translation MSKASRNYYFNILTLFPFLLLLFSGIIVLRYHGGTDYNISTLSLSGHQWLKLHQVVALVVIPLIGLHLWLHKYWLKALFSFKKKNKSKNNDLNIGLLLIFFSCVVTALLAWVIVKDEKLADLLREVHNKLGLALIFFFIIHLANYYKWLVKMTRKKLGKKTEK, from the coding sequence ATGTCGAAAGCATCACGTAATTATTATTTTAACATCCTAACCCTATTTCCCTTTTTGCTACTTCTTTTCTCCGGAATTATCGTTTTGCGCTACCACGGAGGTACGGATTACAACATAAGCACTCTTTCGCTCTCGGGGCACCAATGGCTAAAATTGCACCAGGTGGTAGCCCTGGTTGTTATTCCACTAATCGGTCTGCACCTCTGGTTACATAAATACTGGTTAAAAGCGCTGTTTTCATTTAAAAAGAAAAACAAAAGTAAAAACAACGATTTAAACATTGGCTTGCTGCTGATTTTTTTCTCATGTGTTGTAACGGCCTTACTGGCGTGGGTGATTGTTAAAGACGAAAAACTTGCCGACCTACTGCGCGAGGTGCATAACAAACTTGGGCTGGCACTAATTTTCTTTTTCATTATTCACCTGGCCAATTACTATAAGTGGCTGGTAAAAATGACCCGTAAAAAACTGGGGAAGAAAACTGAAAAATAA
- a CDS encoding deoxyribodipyrimidine photo-lyase, whose protein sequence is MITLTWLRRDLRLNDNTALQQALKGPNKVLVLFIFDTNILDELEKNDARVSFIHQQLELLNSQLVKMNSGLLVKTGDPLNIWQQLINEYNIGEVHFNRDYEPYATNRDKQVQQFLQKNGIACYSHKDQVIFEPHEVLKPDGTPYTVYTPYKNKWLQKFNPANVEVNESFHSQDFANTKGKIPAMHEIGFEVAKVKVEPYDLSVVANYAQKRDLPAENGTSNLSVHLRFGTVSIRQIVKQVYALSPVFLSELIWREFFMQILYHYPRVVNENFKTKYNGVQWRNNEDEFKRWCKGETGYPIVDAGMRQLSQTGYMHNRVRMITAGFLCKHLLIDWRWGEAWFAKKLLDYELASNNGNWQWAAGTGCDAAPYFRVFNPTEQVKKFDKALKYIKKWVPELDSFAYPQPMVEHKIARERALEVYKKGLIN, encoded by the coding sequence ATGATTACCCTTACCTGGTTACGCAGAGATTTACGATTAAACGACAATACAGCTTTGCAACAAGCCTTAAAAGGCCCCAACAAAGTTTTGGTTCTTTTTATTTTTGACACCAACATTCTGGATGAGCTGGAAAAAAACGATGCACGTGTAAGCTTCATTCACCAACAGCTGGAGTTGTTAAATTCGCAATTGGTAAAAATGAATTCGGGGCTGCTGGTAAAAACCGGCGATCCGCTTAACATATGGCAACAGCTGATAAACGAATATAATATTGGCGAGGTACATTTTAATCGGGACTACGAACCTTACGCCACCAATCGCGACAAACAGGTGCAACAGTTTCTGCAAAAAAACGGAATTGCCTGCTATTCGCACAAAGACCAGGTAATTTTTGAACCACACGAGGTTTTAAAGCCCGATGGTACACCCTACACCGTTTATACTCCCTATAAAAACAAGTGGCTTCAGAAATTTAATCCTGCCAATGTGGAAGTGAACGAATCATTCCATTCACAAGATTTCGCCAATACAAAAGGAAAAATTCCGGCAATGCACGAGATTGGCTTCGAGGTCGCGAAGGTAAAAGTTGAGCCTTACGATCTTTCGGTGGTTGCTAATTATGCCCAAAAACGTGATTTGCCCGCAGAAAATGGCACCAGTAATCTAAGCGTTCACCTGCGATTCGGGACAGTAAGCATACGGCAAATTGTAAAACAGGTGTATGCTTTATCGCCGGTTTTTCTGAGCGAACTTATCTGGCGCGAATTTTTTATGCAAATTCTTTATCATTATCCGCGGGTGGTAAACGAAAACTTTAAAACCAAATACAACGGAGTGCAATGGCGCAACAATGAAGATGAATTTAAACGCTGGTGCAAGGGAGAAACCGGCTACCCCATTGTTGATGCGGGCATGCGCCAATTAAGCCAAACGGGTTACATGCACAACCGGGTGCGTATGATTACTGCCGGTTTTTTGTGTAAACATTTACTGATTGACTGGCGTTGGGGCGAGGCCTGGTTTGCTAAAAAATTATTGGATTACGAGCTGGCCTCAAACAATGGCAACTGGCAATGGGCTGCCGGAACCGGCTGCGATGCTGCTCCCTATTTTCGTGTTTTTAATCCAACTGAACAAGTGAAGAAATTTGATAAAGCGTTGAAATACATCAAAAAATGGGTTCCCGAACTGGATAGCTTCGCTTACCCTCAGCCAATGGTGGAACACAAAATAGCTCGGGAGCGGGCACTGGAAGTTTATAAAAAAGGACTCATTAATTAA